The segment ACTTCTCTGCGGCAAATACAAGAGGTGCTAGATCGCCTATCTTCAGTTTTGGGCTTGTTATTTGCGTTTACGATTGCAGCAGCAATTTTAGTTTTACTGGCAGCAATTTCTGCTACTCAGGATGAACGTTTTAGAAGTGCCGCTCTCTTAAAGGCAGTAGGTGCCTCACGTCAGCTTTTGAGTCGCATTTCAATGATTGAGCTCGCATTAATTGGTGCGATTGCTGGTGTGTTGGCAGGCCTGTCAGCTGGGGCTGCTGCCTGGGCGCTGGGTCGTTTTGTGTTGGAAATTGAATTTAGCGCATTCCTACAGGCACTCTCCATGGGGGTGTCAATTGGAGTGCTTGTTTCTTTAATGGCTGGCTACCAGTTTCAAAGAAAAATTCAGAATGCCACTGCGATGGAATGCCTAAGAGAGGGTAACTAGCTTTTTAGGTAACTCAACTAAACGTGTTTTGGCTAGCCGATCTGGTAAGCCTTGTCGAAGTAAAGCAGGGACTCGATGCAAATAAATACTCAATGGCCAAAGAAACAAAGCTACAGCAAAGAGCATTTCAATAATTTGCCATCTCTGTAACTCAAAATACCATTGCAGCAATACGCACGGCACTAACCATAGCGATCCAAAGACATAGCGCCACATCGCTTGTCGACGTGATAAGTTGTATCCCCCGGGTCCGATCATACGAATCCGCCAGGTTTGCATTGCCAGAGTCTGGCCCGACTTAGTCCAATACCAAACAAAGTAGAGGCCTAATACCAAGTAAAGATATAAAAAAGTGAGCCAGCTTGGTAATGCAATCCCAAACAAAATCCCTAGACCTAAATTGGGTAGCAAAAAGGTAAAGGCAATTACTCCAAGCAAGACAAGTTGTTCATAGAGCGCACAAGATACGCGACGCCAAAAACTGGGCGAAGGAAGTACATTTAATTCTGCGGGAGTCATCAGTTTATTGGTCGCTTGGACCGCGATCTGAAGTTTCGCTTGGCGATGTTTCAGAGGCTTCAGAGTTGACTACTTCGGAGGGCGCTATAGGAGCTGGGGCAGGAGAAGGTAGTGTTGGCGCCAGATTGGATTTTTGAATGATTGGATGCTGCTGTAGGGTAGGCGCATTCATGGCAGATGGCTTTTTTCTTTTCACCTCTGCATTGGCCAATTTCTTTTTTTGCTCATCACTTAATTGTTGATAAGCATTCCAAGCTTCCGCTTTTTTCTCCGATGGAAATTTGAGGCTGCTTAAATAGTTTTCGCGTGCAAGACGACGATCCTTTTGGGAGAGTTTGGACCAGCTGTTCATGCGTGACTGTAAGCGTTGTTGATCGGCATCACTCATTTTGGGGTAAAGATTGGCAATCTGAATCCATTTTTTTCGAATTTCTGGTTTCATAAAATCCCAGTCACTCTCTAATGGAGTCAAAATCATTTGTTGCCGAGGGCTGAGGCTTTCCCAAGTGCCATCAGGTTTTTTTTCAGGGATGCCACTCGCTGTGCTTTGGGTTACGGCTCCCGTTTGAGCACTAGCATGGCCCGTGATTCCAAAAATTCCTACGCCAAATACTAGCGAGATGCTAAATATGGCTGTGGATTTTAGGTAATAACTCAGCTGGAACATGCGCTAGAAGAATTGGGTCTTCCGTTTAAGAAGGAGTATTTGATTTAGGCGCATCAAGGCTATCTTGCTCTGATTCTGCTAGATGGCCATTCTTCAAGAAACCTAAGAAGCCACTATCAGCATAGGCATCTGGCGGGACATCATCGGTTAGCAAGGCAATATCTAACTCGGCAATGTCATTAATGCGAGAGTCCTGCTGCCATTCAGCAATGCCTATCAAGCCAAATACCAGGACTATTAAAGGCGCAATCCAGCTGACATAGTTCCAGATTGTGCGGGAGCCCGTTGACCAGTTACCAGAGGTGCTTGCAAATACAGGCTGCTGGACATAGATCTTTTCTGCTTTCTGAACAGAAAGCGCCTTCATGCGAGCTGCATGGAGACGATCTTGGATGCCTGCTGGCAAGGATTGGGATCCATGCTGGAGTAGGGCGGCAGTAGCTAGACCAAATTGGTCGACTTCTGTTGGGTCTAAGAGATCTTGATTCATGCGGTTCACAGCGTAATTCCTTTTAATTTCAATGCTTTAGCTAGAGCCTGGGTGGCTCTTGAGCAATGGGTTTTGACACTTCCCTCGCTACAACGCATCGCTAGGGCTGTTTCAGTAATGCTCAGCTCATCCCAATAACGCATCAGGAAGGCTTCTCGTTGACGGGCGGGCAATTTTGATATTTCTGTCTCCAAGGCCTGTAAAAGCTGACTTTGTTCCAATTTTTGCGCACCATCCTGGTGAATTTCACTGTCATCAGGTGCGGAAAGTGACTCCAAAGGGTCAAAATCATCGTTTTCATCGGATTTTTTGCCCATATTGGAGAATAGAGTGACCCAGGCATTTCGCACCTTTTGGCGTCTAAACCAGTCATGAATGCGGTTTTGTAATATTCGCGTAAAAACCAGGGGAAGCTCTGCTGCAGGTCGATCACCGTACTTTTCAGCCAACTTAATCATGGCATCCTGAACAATATCCAAAGCTGCATCGTCATCCCTCACGGCGTAAACCGCTTGTTTAAAAGCGCGCTGCTCAACACTGCTCAGAAAATCAGATAGTTCTTGGGGTGAAGCCATTGCGCAGATGGGGCCTGATTCGGATGGAATTCGTCTATTTTAGGGTATTGCTATAGAATATAAGGCTTACTACCTAGAATCTCATTTACGAAGTGGTTTTTTCCGGTAGCAGCGCCGTTCGAACTCGGGCCACAAGCAAGAGACAGAACAGACCAAACAATTTTTTGCCGAAAATTGCAAAGGACGAAAGAAAATGAATACAAGCAGCGCCGAATTTTTAGCTTCCAAAGCGAAGCAAGACACAATGAATCCAAATCCCGTAGTTAGCCCTCCAGAAATGATTGGGGCGGAAATGCTTGTAAAAGCATTGCACAAAGAGGGTGTTGAATTTGTTTGGGGTTACCCAGGCGGTTCAGTTCTCTTTATCTACGACGAGATTTTTAAGCAAGATAAGTTCGAACATATTTTGGTTCGTCATGAGCAGGCTGCAGTCCATGCTGCTGATGGTTATGCGCGCGCAACCGGTAAGGTT is part of the Polynucleobacter sp. es-EL-1 genome and harbors:
- a CDS encoding RDD family protein; translated protein: MTPAELNVLPSPSFWRRVSCALYEQLVLLGVIAFTFLLPNLGLGILFGIALPSWLTFLYLYLVLGLYFVWYWTKSGQTLAMQTWRIRMIGPGGYNLSRRQAMWRYVFGSLWLVPCVLLQWYFELQRWQIIEMLFAVALFLWPLSIYLHRVPALLRQGLPDRLAKTRLVELPKKLVTLS
- a CDS encoding DUF3106 domain-containing protein, coding for MFQLSYYLKSTAIFSISLVFGVGIFGITGHASAQTGAVTQSTASGIPEKKPDGTWESLSPRQQMILTPLESDWDFMKPEIRKKWIQIANLYPKMSDADQQRLQSRMNSWSKLSQKDRRLARENYLSSLKFPSEKKAEAWNAYQQLSDEQKKKLANAEVKRKKPSAMNAPTLQQHPIIQKSNLAPTLPSPAPAPIAPSEVVNSEASETSPSETSDRGPSDQ
- a CDS encoding DUF3619 family protein, translated to MNQDLLDPTEVDQFGLATAALLQHGSQSLPAGIQDRLHAARMKALSVQKAEKIYVQQPVFASTSGNWSTGSRTIWNYVSWIAPLIVLVFGLIGIAEWQQDSRINDIAELDIALLTDDVPPDAYADSGFLGFLKNGHLAESEQDSLDAPKSNTPS
- a CDS encoding RNA polymerase sigma factor, which codes for MASPQELSDFLSSVEQRAFKQAVYAVRDDDAALDIVQDAMIKLAEKYGDRPAAELPLVFTRILQNRIHDWFRRQKVRNAWVTLFSNMGKKSDENDDFDPLESLSAPDDSEIHQDGAQKLEQSQLLQALETEISKLPARQREAFLMRYWDELSITETALAMRCSEGSVKTHCSRATQALAKALKLKGITL